In one Nicotiana sylvestris chromosome 8, ASM39365v2, whole genome shotgun sequence genomic region, the following are encoded:
- the LOC138875291 gene encoding uncharacterized protein codes for MQNVPWFVDLANFLVSGIIPDEFSSNQMKKLKRDCQDYYWDEPYLFRICTDAVIRRCVQEEEQCEILEACHSSPYSGHHGRARIAAKVLSCGFYWPTFYKDASDLVRRCDECLMVGGSSKKNEMPLTTILETDIFDVWDIEFMGPFVSSCENTYVLVVVDYVSKWVEAVSLPNNEARSVVAFLKKNIFTRFRSLLSRSLIFRHFINQPCNQAQLAYRTAYKTPIKISPYQLVVRKDGHFLVELEHKDMWALKKLNLEWDVAANLRVAHLNKLDEFWYHAYTSSSLYKEKIKYLHEKYIWNKEFKEGDLVLLFNS; via the exons ATGCAAAATGTGCCATGGTTCGTGGATCTAGCAAATTTCCTTGTAAGTGGTATCATCccggatgagttctcttcaaaccaaatgaagaagctcaaacgggattgtcaagactattattgggatgaaccgtacCTTTTTCGGATTTGTACGGATGCAGTTATTAGAAGATGTGTACAGGAGGAGGAACAATGTGAAATTCTTGAGGCTTGTCATTCTTCACCATATAGTGGTCACCATGGTAGAGCAAGAATAGCGGCCAAAGTGCTAAGTTGCGGGTTCTATTGGCCCACTTtttacaaggatgcaagtgatcTAGTCAGACGTTGTGATGAATGTCTAATGGTCGGTGGAagttcaaagaaaaatgaaatgccccTCACCACTATTTTGGAGACTGATATTTTCGATGTGTGGGATATTGaattcatgggtccttttgtgagttcttgtgaAAATACCTACGTCTTGGTCGtggttgattatgtgtccaaatgggttgaggccgttTCTCTACCCAACAACGAGGCgagaagtgtggtggcattcttgaaaaagaatattttcacaag gtttcgctcccttttgagccgatctttgatatttcgTCACTTTATCAATCagccctgcaatcaagcacaactt gcttataggacggcttacaaaacaccCATCAAAATCTCTCCATATCAGTTGGTGGTCAGAAAAGATGGTCATTTTCTGGTGGAACTTGAGCACAAAGACATGTGGGCtttaaagaagttgaatcttgagtgggatgtcgctGCCAACTTAAGGGTGGCACATTTGAACAAGTTGGATGAGTTCTGGTACCATGCATACACAAGTTCGTCCTTATACAAAGAGAAGATAAAATATCTTCATGAAAAGtacatttggaacaaagagttTAAAGAGGGTGATCTTGTGTTGTTGTTCAATTCATAG
- the LOC138875290 gene encoding uncharacterized protein has product MSGLVVQKAKAPLPKPPPSYPQRLAKQNGENQFKKFIDMMKSPSINVPLVEALEKIPGYAKFMKDLVTKKWSMNFKTIKVTHQVCAIVHSMSPKLEDPGTFTIPCTFGSVEFTKALCDLGTSINLMPYSVFKTLGIEKPRPTSMRLQMADRTMKRPLGVIENVLVHVDKCIQAAYFVILDCEIDYKVSIIPCRPFLATGRL; this is encoded by the coding sequence ATGTCAGGACTGGTGGTGCAAAAGGCTAAGGCCCCATTGCCTAAGCCTCCTCCTtcatatcctcaaaggcttgccaagcaaaatggtgagaatcaattcaaaaagttcattgacatgatgaagagtccGTCGATCAATGTGCCATTGGTTGAAGCTTTGGAGAAAATACCTggttatgcaaagttcatgaaggattTGGTGACAAAGAAGTGGTCTATGAATTTTAAAACTATAAAAGTGACTCATCAAGTGTGTGCAATTGTTCATTCAATGTCTCCCAAGTTAGAAGATCCCGGTACTTTCACGATTCCTTGTACATTTGGAAGCGTAGAGTTTACaaaagctctttgtgatcttgggacaagtataaatttgatgccctattcggttttcaaaactttgggaattgagaaaccaagacccacatctatgagattacaaatggccgATCGTaccatgaagagaccattgggagTAATTGAAAATGTATTGGTTCATGTTGATAAATGCATTCAAGCGGCGTATTTCGTCATTCTTGATTGTGAGATTGACTATAAGGTGTCGATTATTCCctgtagacctttccttgctacgggaaGGCTCTAG